In one Balaenoptera musculus isolate JJ_BM4_2016_0621 chromosome 20, mBalMus1.pri.v3, whole genome shotgun sequence genomic region, the following are encoded:
- the SPATA32 gene encoding LOW QUALITY PROTEIN: spermatogenesis-associated protein 32 (The sequence of the model RefSeq protein was modified relative to this genomic sequence to represent the inferred CDS: inserted 1 base in 1 codon): protein MVASAQLSTLSHAAPQGETPGPPYVKNCSLGPAELRRTELGVSLRSRPFQPPKCLQVIRDDFPKVGSLVVGEDLSEDGEQSRPVSPGEGLRLRGEVGQPNPEDAPQPPSPPTRRDRERCSLPAGFVAGMSQRRRHHRRRRPRHLHRPPQPATKERTGGGGAAATSPLPAFPTEXSVSMGVTGANGFPCCDKESVDVVDTQGGINQNQFQPIQEEDDMELEKELLELEPPDKEVLCLDPELEPERKPKPFPQPEMRPLLMLKPEAKLDTEPKLKVVNLEPFSEDPEPQGHKTESLHPYMEGLTQQDISRWSMRSNSSYLSTTEEDPVSTDHRSLCVQTSKHLFWADKFVQASEHSLQQANSMQPIKESTKETACHPDQPSAPKDTVCSKKQSQAPSAQPALSDKVSQQPPSPQPSPSPQTISLAELINVTSSLAMASSSRMDLPNLGHVIKAPLQMAMTPSTEPTVDHTAQPTVEEPEQENLTKDVLEKPPEEPLKARELQDASKQEDKHFPHPYLDFSKPGFKRATIEGEVKFLQPPNMSPQPQGAGKDSGGSPLLLKIHFKLSSPTSPEKTRQHQ from the exons ATGGTGGCCTCTGCCCAGCTCTCCACATTGAGCCATGCTGCTCCCCAGGGAGAGACCCCCGGCCCCCCGTACGTGAAGAACTGCAGCCTTGGTCCTGCAGAGTTGAGAC GAACTGAACTGGGAGTGAGCCTGCGCTCCCGGCCCTTCCAGCCACCCAAGTGTCTGCAGGTGATCAGAGATGACTTTCCCAAAGTCGGTTCCCTGGTGGTGGGAGAGGACCTGTCTGAGGATGG AGAGCAGAGCCGCCCCGTGTCTCCGGGAGAGGGGCTCCGGCTGCGGGGCGAGGTGGGGCAGCCCAATCCAGAAGATGCCCCCCAACCGCCAAGCCCACCCACGCGCCGGGATCGTGAGCGCTGTTCCCTGCCCGCGGGGTTCGTGGCAGGGATGTCACAGAGGCGGCGACATCACAGACGCCGGCGCCCCCGGCATCTCCACCGCCCTCCACAGCCCGCCACCAAAGAGCGCACTGGAGGCGGAGGGGCAGCAGCCACCAGCCCGCTCCCCGCCTTCCCGACGG CCTCGGTCAGCATGGGGGTGACAG GTGCCAATGGATTTCCCTGCTGTGACAAGGAGTCGGTGGACGTTGTCGATACACA GGGTGGCATAAACCAAAACCAGTTCCAACCAATACAAGAGGAAGATGACATGGAG CTGGAGAAAGAATTGCTAGAGCTGGAGCCCCCAGACAAAGAAGTCCTGTGCCTAGACCCAGAACTGGAGCCGGAACGGAAGCCCAAGCCTTTCCCGCAGCCAGAGATGCGCCCGCTTCTCATGCTCAAGCCCGAGGCCAAGCTGGACACAGAGCCCAAGCTGAAGGTGGTTAACTTGGAACCCTTCAGTGAAGACCCTGAGCCACAGGGGCATAAGACAGAGTCACTCCACCCCTACATGGAAGGGCTAACGCAGCAGGACATCAGCCGATGGAGTATGAGGTCAAACTCCAGCTACCTGAGTACCACAGAGGAGGACCCGGTGTCCACCGACCACCGCTCCCTCTGTGTGCAGACCTCCAAACACCTCTTCTGGGCAGACAAGTTCGTCCAGGCCTCAGAACACAGCCTGCAACAGGCTAACAGCATGCAGCCCATCAAGGAGAGCACAAAAGAGACCGCCTGCCACCCAGACCAGCCGTCGGCCCCCAAGGACACTGTGTGCTCCAAGAAGCAGAGCCAGGCCCCCAGTGCCCAGCCAGCTCTTTCAGACAAAGTCTCCCAGCAGCCTCCAAGCCCCCAGCCGTCCCCCTCCCCACAAACCATCAGCCTGGCAGAGCTGATCAACGTCACATCTTCCCTGGCCATGGCCTCCTCCAGCAGGATGGACTTGCCCAATTTGGGGCATGTGATCAAAGCCCCACTCCAGATGGCCATGACGCCTTCCACAGAGCCCACTGTGGATCACACTGCCCAGCCCACCGTGGAAGAGCCAGAGCAGGAAAACCTCACTAAGGATGTGCTAGAGAAGCCACCAGAGGAACCACTAAAAGCCAGGGAGCTGCAGGATGCTTCAAAGCAGGAAGACAAGCACTTCCCTCACCCTTACCTTGACTTCAGCAAGCCAGGGTTCAAGAGGGCCACCATTGAAGGGGAAGTGAAGTTTCTCCAGCCCCCAAACATGTCCCCTCAGCCGCAAGGAGCTGGGAAAGA TTCGGGAGGGAGTCCATTATTGCTGAAAATCCATTTTAAGCTGTCGTCCCCCACTTCCCCAGAGAAGACTAGACAACACCAGTAA